From the Bacillus thuringiensis genome, the window TTCATTTTTTAGATGTAAAATTTTATAGGTGTTTTAGGAGTCTCGCCACATGCCCATCAAGCTAAGAAATTCATTGTTCCCCAAAACGAAAAAATGAGTTAAAGGCTCATAGATTACTATAGAAAGATAAATATTTCATTTTAGGAATAATTTAAAATTATAGCTTGATGGATGTGTGGTGCTACCGCAATAGAAATTTAATTTTTATCTTTCTTTAACTAGTACATCCCAGTAATACACTTCACCATCAGATTCAACAACCTTTAGACAGCCCTTTCCTGGTTTTTTACCTTCAAGAAGTGCATATCCATCTTTTTCGTATGAATGTAAATAATATATATCTGGATGTCCTTTTATTGCCTCAAATTCCACGCCCTCAAACTCTTCTTTATCACCTACAAATGTACTTATGTAAGATGTAGCTTGAGAACTTTTACAAAAACCACTCGCAAGAGTAGATTTTGCTTCAACCTTCGTTTCATGATTTACTCCTAAAAATAATGGAATAGCTAATAATGTTGAAGTCAGTGCAGTAAACATAATTTTCTTTTTCATCTAAAGTTACCTCCTCTAAATTCTAAAATAATATCTGCATATCTACTATATACTATAAACTAGTAAATATTAGCTATAATTTTTATTTTATACATAGAGGGTGTTGCAAAACTAAAATAAATATGTGATGTTATGAATCAAAAAAACTAGCTGAACGTGCAATAGATAGCGATTCCTTCCATACCAACGGGGCTGTTCCAGCCCTTTATCTTTGAGATTACTAAACTGTTGTTCAATTTTTCCACGCTCTCTCATCAACTGTTTTCTAAAGATGGTTTGTGCAAACTGAGACAATACACGGCGATGTGTACTCTTGATTTGTTCACCATTTCTTGGATTGATTGGATTCATGGCAAAGATGTTACATGTTCTTGCAATTTTATAAATGTGCTGACTATCATACGCAGCATCTGCAACAGAAAATAGCACGTTTCTGTCTTGTATATCTTGAAGTAATACAGGAGCCATTTTGATATCATGTACGTTTGCTGTTGTAAATGCATACGACAATACAACACCTTCTGGTGTAGAACAGACATGTACTTTATATCCCCTATACCAACCATAACGAGTAGACTTCCCCGAATCGTATAAACTACTTCGCAAAGCTGTGCTATCAATTAAAACGCATGGAATCAATCCTAAATTCATTTCTTGAAGAGTTTGTTTATGGATTAACGGAATCCCTTCGTTGCGAAACCAAGTACCAACACGTGAAAAAGTTGATATATGAGGAACAAAAGAAAGACCACAAGATACACGAAATAAAGGGTATTGATGCAAAAAACGAGTCAATTTACGCAAAGAATTGATTTGGAATACCGTTTTTACAAAAAAACATTTAAGTAAAGCTTTTTTACAGATGGGCGGACGACCTGTAATAGGCGGAACGCCTTCAATAGTTAAACTGTCTACAAATGCAAATAAAATTTGTAAAATGGATTGATTCTGATCAAAATTGGTCATCATACTAGTAAATCCGTCCTTTCCACTGATAGTTTGGTTTACTATCATTCTTCCAGGAAAACGGATTTTTTTATGCATTCATTTTTGAATATTTATGAGTTTTGCAACACCCTCTACATAATATACTTATTGAGAAAAATAAGTTAAATATTTCTATTTATTATGGTTAGAGATTTTTCTCCATCTATTTGCAAAGGTACAATTTTCTGTACACAAGTAAAGTGAGTTGACAGATGATATCTATATCCTCAGTTGGGAGATTTTTTATGGAATAGGATTTTAGCAAAGAGTAGAAGTTAAAGATTCTAGATAGAAGCTTTTAATTATGGGAAGATATCCAATAAAATACAAGTACAATAAGGGAATGTATTATGTAAGATTTGCATTCTATATTTATGTTATTATATTTGTATCTCTATTATAAAAAGTGAGGGATTTATTTTGGGTAGTATGATTGGTATTATAGGAATAATTTTTGTTATTATTATGATTTCTAGTATAAAAACTATTAAAGATGCAAATAAGAAAGGTGAAAACAATAAAAGAAAAAAGTATTAATAAATTTTAAAAGATAAATCCTCAACTTAGTTTGCATTTAGAAATTAAGTTAAGGATTTATCTTTTTTAGGGTTTATTTTGAATTAACATTCTGAATGAGCCGTATGCTTGTTGACTAACATAATTATCTTTGCTAACTTCATTTGGAAATGGTAAAGCGATTAATTGAAAATTACTTTCCTGTTCCACTTTAGGTAATGTAAATTTAAAAATTTGTCTTGTATGTGGCGCAACTGTAGTATAAATAATATCTTTATTGCTTACTATTTCGTTCTGTTCCCAATCCTTAAAGGCTAGTATAATGTATTTCATTTCCTCATCTGTTTCATTTCCATTAGATATCATCAATTCGTTTTCTTCGGTTTCAGAAAAAATAATTTGGAGGTTTTCTTTACTTTTTGTAATAAATAACGGTTCATTAAATCCATCTTTTAAAATACTTTCTGGCTGTATTTCTTCGGGGATATCAATTTTGTTTTGATTTTTAATTGCGTATCTCATACTTAGAATTTCTTCTAAGATTGATGCTTTATTTATATCATTATCTCTTAATTTATAGTTAGGTTTTTTTATTAATAGAAATGTTAGTTCATGAGCACTTTTAGAAGCATTTAAAGATATTTTGATTTTTTTTGAACTATAGGGATTCATATCAAAAAAGTATTTTGATGTTTCTTGTATATTTTTCTCAACCTTAAATGACTTTTGTTTATAATTCTCTAAAATAATTAATCCATATTCTCGATTTTCATCAATATTGTGGTTTATTGATAGATATACATTTACTTTATTATTTTTCATTTCAATTACACTACCATTATCAATGTGTTTACCGTCTATATCTTTTAAACCATAAGAAACTGTATTGAGTTGTTCTCTTTCCCGTTCTTTTGTAATTTTAGTATTTATATTGTTTAAAGTTTCTTTGTGTTGTGTAGGTTTATTTAAGATGAAGTAAAAAGAAATGGTCGAGATAAGCAGAATTATAACTAGATAATATTTCTTCATTTATACTCCTTTTTAAATTTGTCTTTAATAAGTAAAAAGATATGCAGGACGCATATCTTTTTACTTACCAATAAGCTTTTGTTTCATGATTAACGTCATTATAACCACTTAATTTATATGTGTGATTCCCAATTGCATAATCACCACCATAGTAAATAGAACTATTCGTTACGGTAGCGCTTACAAAACTTGATTTATTTTCACTGTTAGCTTTTGAGCTAATTAATGAACCATTGCTTTTAAAAGCTCTAGCTTTGGCATAAATATAATCTTCTTTTGTAGTTGAACTAGATTTAGCAATAGCATATGGATTGTCAAAAAGTGGTTTATAAGTAGTTACTGTAGACGTATTATTAGGTGCTCTAAGATTTTTAAGAAAACCATTTTCCGATTTCTTAGAATCTTGAATGGAATCACTATCTACTATTACTTGTTTGTCTTCAGTGTTAATTTCGTCAGCATTTGCATTAGTAGTAGCACCAAAACTTAAAATTGATAAACCTAAAGCTGTTGTAATTAATGTTTTTTTTACTTTCATAAATTTCGCCCCTTTATTTAAAATGTTTAATACATTATTAGAATATCTAATGTCACATATTAAGACCATTTAATAGCAAAACTTAACATTCTGAGAGAATATTGTATAGTTTATTTATTTTCTGTCAAGTTCATAGTATTAAATATAAGAAAATCATTTCATTAATACTAATAATAAATAAGAAAAATATATAATTAATAATAAAACCACAAAAAATGACATAAAATTTTCACAGTTATAAAACAACTAAACTAGAGAGTACATTTTCACAAAGCTTCCATAGGCATATCAAGAAATAGATGTTGAATTAAAACTATTTAACCTTTAAGCAAGAAGAAGTTAGGAAAATGTATCATATTATATAAACTATTTCTAAATGCTTAACCGACTCCATAACGTACAGGGAATCGGTTCTTTTGTGTCTAAAATGTGTCTAAGCGTACAATTTTCCCGAAATGATATGGTGACCCCATGCCCATCAACTTAAGAACGGAAATAAAATGAATTTTTTTCATATAAACTAAAAAGCTCTTAAAATATTTGATTTCCTTAAAAATAGGCATACTAAATAAACCCTAACGGGTTTCATTTTTTCACTATGCAGCTTTCTTTTGTTTTCTCAATCCATTATACTCATAGACAACACCCATAATATCAAAGACTGTCTTTTTCTCGTATCGATGAGATTTCCGTCCATTTTTCTGTAGTAGGGTAAACAGGCGGATTAGAACCTTTGTTATCTCTTGGGTGTCTTTCTGCATAGCTTGATATAACAGAGATAGATGATCTTGGATCATTCCAATTGCTTTGTATTCACTTAATTCTTTTTTCTTTTTTGTAGAAGTAATTGCCGCATTTTAAACATAGTAGAGGAACATAGGAAAATGGTAATGAGTTTCCCATATAATTGGCACTCTAATCGTTCTTGCTTTACCGTAGAATAATGATCTATCTTGAATAGTGATTTCCACGTTTTAAAAATAATCTCTATTTGCCAACGCAATGTATATAATTCATGTACTTGTTCCATCGGAACCCATTCCCAAGGTGTATTCGTCACGACACATTTAACCCCGCTATCAATTTACTTTTTTCTGAGTACGTTCTATTTTTTGATTTTTCTTTTTCAGCTATCTTATCTCGTCGTTTTTGAAGTTGTTTTTCTGTTAATCGATTAAAAATGACGCGTGCAAACAGTTGTTGTTTATCACCGACATAAGCATTTTTTAATTCAAATGTTTCTCCTGGTTGTAATTGCTTCAAAATCTGTTTTACATCGATTTGTATGTATTGCGATTGTTTCTTAATTGCACCATTTTTAAAGTATTCTGGGTTTGGATTTTTCACATATACATTTGTGTTTAATTTCAATCGAGAAATATAATAGGTGCCACGTTGATCTATTTGATCTAAATCCTCTAATGAAAAATAGCCTAAATCACGAATACATAAATCTCCTGGTCGTAAGGTAGCTAAGCACTCCGTACCAAATGTTTTATCATTATTTTTTCCTGATCCTATTTGAAAGTTTAAAAACTGTCCGCTATGTAGGTCATATTCTAATTGAATTTTGATTCCAGCTTTTTGGGCACATCCTCCAGAGCCGGGATATACATTCTCTAAAGCATTTGGCACTAGGAATACAGTGGCATCCAGGATACGAATGCGTTTAAAATAAGAAAAAAGTTGGTTAGAGATTTGAGTTTGTTCACATATTTTTTGTTGTAACAATAAAGAGAAAATATGTTGTAAAAACAAAACTGCCTTTGTATTTAAACGTTTATTTAAGCCCTCAGGGCTAAGAAGAGTACCAGTAGCTGCATGAAGTCTACTACATAATCGGACTAAGGGATCGCTAGCCACTCGTTGACTAATCTAAATACAAATTGTAGCTAAATCTGAGCCAGAAAACTTACGTTTTCGTTTTATAAATCCAATTTCTCTTGCCAGTTCTTCTAAAAATACAGGTGTAATGTATCGCTTTAGTTCTTCAGCAAATGTTTGTAATTCATCTTGAATCGAGAGATTCATAAAAAACGTTATTCTTTCTTATCTAGCTTGTTAAGAAAGAATAACGTTTTTCTGTACTTGGGGGTAGTGGAAATTCTTAAGTTGATGGGCATGTATGGTGACCCCATGCCCATCAAGCTAAGGTTGGGTATTCCATGAACTTCCGTTCTTGTTGCCTACATGCTTGATATTTTGTTTATTTGTTTTTAAAAATACGCATTCCAAATAAACCTTAAAAAGGTTTATTTTTAAAAGTTATGCAATTTTTTTATATAGATTGGATATAGTGCACTGATAAACAACGCCTAAAATATCAAAAACTGTCTTTTTCTCATATCGATGGGATTTCCATCCGTTTTTCTGTAAGAGATCAAACAGACGAAGAAAAATTTTTGATACTTCTTGAGTGTC encodes:
- a CDS encoding ISNCY family transposase, whose amino-acid sequence is MMTNFDQNQSILQILFAFVDSLTIEGVPPITGRPPICKKALLKCFFVKTVFQINSLRKLTRFLHQYPLFRVSCGLSFVPHISTFSRVGTWFRNEGIPLIHKQTLQEMNLGLIPCVLIDSTALRSSLYDSGKSTRYGWYRGYKVHVCSTPEGVVLSYAFTTANVHDIKMAPVLLQDIQDRNVLFSVADAAYDSQHIYKIARTCNIFAMNPINPRNGEQIKSTHRRVLSQFAQTIFRKQLMRERGKIEQQFSNLKDKGLEQPRWYGRNRYLLHVQLVFLIHNITYLF